One Candidatus Rokuibacteriota bacterium DNA window includes the following coding sequences:
- a CDS encoding acyloxyacyl hydrolase codes for MRSATVLVAAALVFGVAGAAPGYDPADEFKRGTIVLTPQVDGGISNNIEGHERITLIPQASGGVRLSLLPLDPLGQGLWRGSLETGVEGFFHYYPSQEATAEGLKLAFRYHFLGVSPIFPYLELLAGVGGTSLNVAEARSNHAFFLEAGLGLAYFVDERVALTAGYRLQHVSNGNAESPNRGFNSDLGVLGVSVFFR; via the coding sequence ATGAGGTCTGCGACCGTCCTGGTCGCGGCGGCGCTGGTCTTCGGAGTGGCAGGCGCCGCGCCGGGCTACGATCCAGCGGACGAGTTCAAGCGGGGGACCATCGTGCTCACGCCCCAGGTCGACGGCGGGATCAGCAACAACATCGAGGGGCACGAGCGGATCACGCTGATCCCGCAGGCGAGCGGAGGCGTCCGGCTCTCCCTGCTCCCGCTGGACCCGCTGGGCCAGGGGCTCTGGCGCGGATCGCTCGAGACCGGGGTCGAGGGGTTCTTCCACTACTACCCGTCCCAGGAGGCCACGGCCGAGGGCCTCAAGCTGGCCTTTCGCTATCACTTTCTCGGCGTGTCGCCGATCTTCCCGTACCTGGAGCTGCTGGCGGGGGTCGGGGGCACGAGCCTCAACGTCGCCGAGGCTAGGTCAAACCACGCGTTCTTCCTCGAGGCCGGCCTCGGGCTCGCGTATTTCGTCGACGAGCGGGTCGCGCTGACGGCGGGCTACCGGCTCCAGCACGTCTCCAACGGTAACGCCGAAAGCCCCAACCGGGGCTTCAACTCCGACCTCGGCGTTCTGGGCGTGTCGGTCTTCTTCCGCTGA
- the hpnD gene encoding presqualene diphosphate synthase HpnD, with translation MNTAELCSSLTKKSRSNFYYAFLFLPRPQREALYAVYAFCRIVDDVVDLGGIPEVQRRELARWRQELARCFEGKAEHPVAQRLGQVARRFPIPRTALEAIVDGVEMDLDHFRYETFGELYPYCYRVAGAVGLCCIEIFGYSDPRCHEYAVNLGVALQLTNILRDVHADAERGRIYLPREDLRRFGVSSEDLRRGRYTPAFVELMGFEARRAREFYARAWAALPARDARRLVAAEIMGRIYFALLQAIERRRFQVFGERVAVPVSRKLVIALSCWARARLGKAA, from the coding sequence ATGAACACGGCCGAGCTTTGCTCCTCGCTGACCAAGAAGAGCCGCTCGAACTTCTACTATGCGTTCCTGTTCCTCCCGCGCCCGCAGCGCGAGGCTCTCTACGCCGTCTACGCGTTCTGTCGGATCGTCGACGACGTGGTGGACCTCGGCGGCATCCCGGAGGTGCAGCGCCGGGAACTGGCCCGATGGCGCCAGGAGCTCGCGCGCTGCTTCGAGGGCAAGGCAGAGCATCCCGTCGCGCAGCGCCTCGGTCAGGTGGCTAGGCGCTTTCCGATTCCGCGGACCGCCCTGGAAGCCATTGTGGACGGCGTCGAGATGGACCTCGACCATTTCCGCTACGAGACGTTCGGGGAGCTCTACCCGTACTGCTACCGGGTGGCGGGGGCGGTCGGCCTCTGCTGCATCGAGATCTTCGGCTACAGCGACCCCCGGTGCCACGAGTACGCCGTCAACCTTGGCGTGGCGCTGCAGCTCACGAACATCCTGCGCGACGTTCACGCCGACGCCGAGCGGGGGCGGATCTATCTCCCGCGGGAGGACCTCCGTCGGTTCGGCGTGAGCTCCGAAGACCTGAGGCGGGGCCGCTACACCCCGGCCTTCGTGGAGCTGATGGGGTTCGAGGCCCGACGGGCGCGCGAGTTCTACGCGCGCGCGTGGGCCGCCCTCCCGGCCCGAGACGCCCGGCGCCTGGTGGCCGCCGAGATCATGGGACGGATCTACTTCGCGCTCCTCCAGGCCATCGAGAGGCGCCGGTTCCAGGTCTTCGGCGAGCGGGTTGCGGTGCCGGTCTCGCGCAAACTGGTCATCGCGCTCTCGTGCTGGGCGCGCGCGCGGCTGGGGAAGGCCGCGTGA
- a CDS encoding alcohol dehydrogenase catalytic domain-containing protein: MKAVVFHGPGELRYEELPVPTPGEGEALVKIEAALTCGTDVKTFRRGHPVMIPRVPTVFGHELAGTVTAVGRGVTAVREGDRVVAANSAPCGECPLCRAERPNLCQDLLFVNGAYGEYIALPPRLTAKNLVVLGGAVPAGRAAFAEPLACALHGIERGRVERGQTVAVFGHGPLGCLLAMVAGARKARVLLVGKTGLRLERVRALGLAECLDATAGDPVAQLRALTGGRGVDVAVDATGRPEVWEQAIQSVARGGTVVFFGGCAPGTLVRLDTRRAHYDELTLVGAFHHTPGLIRAAVRCLESQEVVPDVLITHRMALAQVPEALELMARGEALKVLIRPNTEGEDR, encoded by the coding sequence GTGAAGGCCGTCGTCTTCCACGGCCCCGGCGAGCTCCGCTACGAGGAGCTGCCCGTGCCCACGCCCGGCGAGGGTGAGGCGCTGGTCAAGATCGAGGCCGCGCTCACCTGCGGGACCGACGTCAAGACCTTCCGCCGCGGGCATCCCGTGATGATCCCGCGCGTCCCGACCGTGTTCGGCCACGAGCTCGCCGGCACCGTCACGGCGGTCGGCCGCGGCGTGACCGCCGTGCGCGAAGGAGACCGGGTCGTGGCGGCCAACTCGGCGCCGTGCGGGGAGTGCCCGCTCTGTCGCGCGGAGCGCCCGAACCTCTGCCAGGATCTCCTCTTCGTCAACGGGGCCTACGGGGAGTACATCGCGCTCCCGCCGCGGCTCACGGCCAAGAACCTGGTGGTGCTCGGCGGGGCCGTGCCGGCGGGGCGCGCCGCGTTTGCCGAGCCCCTGGCCTGCGCCCTCCACGGGATCGAGCGCGGGCGCGTCGAGCGGGGGCAGACGGTGGCGGTCTTCGGCCACGGCCCGCTCGGCTGTCTCCTCGCCATGGTCGCGGGCGCCCGGAAGGCGCGGGTCCTCCTCGTGGGGAAGACTGGCTTGCGTCTCGAGCGCGTCCGGGCGCTCGGTCTGGCCGAGTGTCTCGACGCGACGGCCGGAGACCCGGTCGCTCAGCTTCGGGCACTCACCGGCGGCCGCGGAGTCGATGTGGCGGTGGACGCGACGGGGCGGCCCGAGGTGTGGGAGCAGGCGATTCAGAGCGTGGCCAGGGGCGGCACCGTGGTATTCTTCGGCGGCTGCGCGCCGGGCACACTGGTGCGGCTCGACACGCGACGAGCGCACTATGACGAGCTGACGCTGGTCGGGGCGTTCCACCACACCCCCGGCCTGATCCGGGCCGCAGTCCGGTGCCTGGAGTCCCAGGAGGTGGTGCCCGACGTTCTCATCACCCACCGGATGGCGCTGGCTCAGGTGCCCGAGGCCCTCGAGCTGATGGCGCGGGGCGAGGCGTTGAAGGTGTTGATCCGGCCGAATACCGAGGGGGAGGACCGATGA
- a CDS encoding NAD-dependent epimerase/dehydratase family protein: MDVLVTGGTGFVGANLVRELLAEGYSVRVLARPRSDRRALAGCPVEVIPGDLLEPDSLRRAVQGCRVVFHVAADYRLWARDPEALYRTNVEGTRNVLEAALRADVERVVYTSTVGVLGIPEDGRPGTESTPVTLDEMVGPYKRSKFLAERVADEFVARGLAVVIVNPSAPIGPWDVKPTPTGQMIVDFLGGRMFATLDTGLNLVHVRDVARGHILAAEKGRVGEKYILGRENCSLAEIFQRLSRITGIPAPRFRVPYPVAWFGALVMEGVARVTGVPPRASLTAVKMAKKHMYFSADKAVRELGLPRTPVEQALGDAVEWFVAHGYAPRPPAAGRGRT, from the coding sequence ATGGACGTTCTCGTGACCGGCGGCACGGGCTTTGTAGGCGCGAACCTGGTCCGCGAGCTTCTTGCCGAGGGCTACTCGGTGCGCGTTCTCGCCCGTCCCCGGAGCGACAGGCGGGCGTTGGCGGGCTGCCCGGTTGAAGTGATCCCCGGGGACCTGCTCGAGCCCGACTCGCTGCGTCGCGCGGTCCAGGGCTGTCGGGTGGTGTTCCACGTGGCCGCGGACTATCGTCTCTGGGCCCGGGATCCGGAGGCCCTCTACCGGACCAACGTCGAGGGGACGCGCAACGTCCTCGAGGCCGCGCTCCGGGCCGACGTGGAGCGAGTGGTGTATACCTCGACGGTCGGGGTGCTCGGGATCCCGGAAGACGGTCGGCCAGGCACTGAGAGCACGCCGGTCACGCTCGACGAGATGGTCGGCCCCTACAAGCGTTCCAAGTTCCTCGCCGAACGGGTCGCCGACGAGTTCGTCGCCAGGGGGCTCGCGGTGGTCATCGTCAACCCGTCGGCCCCCATCGGCCCCTGGGACGTGAAGCCGACGCCGACAGGCCAGATGATCGTGGACTTCCTGGGGGGCCGGATGTTCGCGACGCTCGACACGGGGCTGAACCTCGTCCACGTCCGGGACGTGGCCAGGGGGCACATCCTGGCCGCCGAAAAGGGGCGGGTCGGGGAGAAGTACATCCTGGGCCGCGAGAACTGTTCGCTGGCGGAGATCTTCCAGCGGCTGAGTCGGATCACAGGCATTCCCGCGCCTCGCTTCCGCGTGCCGTACCCCGTGGCCTGGTTCGGCGCGCTGGTCATGGAAGGCGTCGCCCGCGTGACGGGCGTGCCGCCGCGCGCCTCGTTGACCGCCGTGAAGATGGCGAAGAAGCACATGTACTTCAGCGCGGACAAAGCGGTGCGGGAGCTGGGGCTTCCCCGGACTCCCGTGGAGCAGGCCCTCGGCGACGCGGTAGAGTGGTTCGTCGCTCACGGGTATGCCCCGCGTCCCCCGGCCGCGGGGAGGGGCCGGACATGA